A single Curtobacterium sp. MCSS17_015 DNA region contains:
- the mraY gene encoding phospho-N-acetylmuramoyl-pentapeptide-transferase — protein sequence MIALLVAGAVSLVFTLLLTPLFIKLFHRLGWGQFIRDDGPQSHHTKRGTATMGGIVLILGAVLGYFVGHLAGRDPLTLSGLLVLFLMVGLGVVGFVDDFLKVRRQRSLGLGGWAKVLGQVIVGVVFATIALVVPTDSGKPPASTMISAIRDVPWLDFMALGTVIGTILFLAWIVLLTVSTSNGVNVADGLDGLATGSSILAIGSYVVIGFWQSNQICGGARIDESTRHACYTVTDPLDLAVVAAAVCGGLIGFLWYNTSPAQIFLGDTGSLGLGGALAGLAILSRTELLLILIGGLFFIVTGSVILQRAYFKITHGKRIFRMSPLHHHFELKGWAEVTVVVRFWIIAGLCVAAGVGLFYLEWIARVQ from the coding sequence ATGATCGCGCTCCTCGTCGCCGGCGCCGTGTCGCTGGTGTTCACACTGCTGCTCACGCCGCTGTTCATCAAGCTGTTCCACCGTCTCGGGTGGGGACAGTTCATCCGAGACGACGGCCCGCAGTCGCACCACACCAAGCGCGGCACCGCCACGATGGGCGGCATCGTCCTCATCCTCGGCGCCGTCCTCGGGTACTTCGTCGGGCACCTGGCCGGTCGTGACCCGCTGACGCTGTCCGGCCTGCTCGTGCTGTTCCTCATGGTGGGGCTCGGCGTGGTCGGGTTCGTGGACGACTTCCTCAAGGTGCGTCGTCAGCGCAGCCTGGGTCTCGGCGGTTGGGCGAAGGTCCTCGGTCAGGTCATCGTCGGCGTCGTCTTCGCGACGATCGCCCTCGTCGTGCCGACCGACAGCGGCAAGCCGCCGGCGTCGACCATGATCTCGGCCATCCGGGACGTGCCGTGGCTCGACTTCATGGCACTCGGCACGGTCATCGGGACGATCCTGTTCCTGGCGTGGATCGTGCTGCTGACGGTGTCGACCTCGAACGGCGTGAACGTCGCGGACGGCCTCGACGGCCTCGCGACCGGATCGAGCATCCTCGCGATCGGCTCCTACGTCGTCATCGGGTTCTGGCAGTCGAACCAGATCTGCGGCGGTGCCCGCATCGACGAGAGCACCCGGCACGCCTGCTACACCGTCACCGACCCGCTCGACCTCGCGGTCGTCGCGGCCGCGGTCTGCGGTGGGCTGATCGGGTTCCTCTGGTACAACACCTCGCCGGCCCAGATCTTCCTCGGCGACACCGGTTCGCTCGGTCTCGGCGGTGCCCTCGCCGGTCTCGCGATCCTCAGCCGCACCGAGCTCCTGCTCATCCTCATCGGTGGCCTGTTCTTCATCGTCACCGGGTCGGTGATCCTGCAGCGCGCGTACTTCAAGATCACGCACGGCAAGCGCATCTTCCGGATGAGCCCCCTCCACCACCACTTCGAGCTCAAGGGCTGGGCCGAGGTGACCGTCGTCGTCCGGTTCTGGATCATCGCGGGGCTCTGCGTCGCGGCCGGGGTCGGACTGTTCTACCTGGAATGGATCGCACGAGTCCAATGA
- the murD gene encoding UDP-N-acetylmuramoyl-L-alanine--D-glutamate ligase produces MSERLNGLDSWYSGGWKGLRVAVLGLGATGFSVADTLAELGSDVVVYSTDAPDDSVELLDVIGARFVQTPLDTVPPELVAHAPDLVVVSPGLPPHNATVAWAVANSTVWGDIELAWRVRDKVVKGPVAAPWVTITGTNGKTTTTQLATAMYTAGGLRAVACGNIGVPVLDVVRDPEGFDVLVVELSSHQLHYMPTTGPGAVVPLASACLNIADDHLEWHGSAEAYRAAKAKVYERTVMACVYNTADEVTRRMVEEADVVEGCRAVGFSLGVPAPGDVGVVDDVLCDRAFTEDRRNSALELATVADLELAGLDSPHMTANVLAAAALARAAAVQPSAVRAAVQGFRADHHRTESVASSDGVAWVDDSKATNPHAATASLSAFESVVWIVGGLFKGVDVDGLVERFGPGIRGVVVIGTDRAPVLEAFARHAPAVPVLQVEATDTEQVMPEAVRHAASVARPGDTVLLAPAAASFDQFASYADRGERFAAAVHEHLGGDADGDTDGSADERP; encoded by the coding sequence ATGAGCGAACGCCTGAACGGTCTCGACAGCTGGTACTCCGGAGGCTGGAAGGGCCTGCGGGTCGCCGTGCTCGGACTCGGTGCCACGGGGTTCTCCGTCGCCGACACGCTCGCCGAACTCGGCAGCGACGTGGTGGTGTACTCGACCGACGCGCCGGACGACAGCGTGGAGCTGCTCGACGTGATCGGTGCCCGGTTCGTGCAGACGCCGCTCGACACCGTGCCACCGGAACTCGTCGCGCACGCGCCGGACCTCGTGGTCGTGTCGCCCGGGCTGCCGCCGCACAACGCGACGGTCGCGTGGGCCGTCGCGAACAGCACCGTGTGGGGGGACATCGAGCTCGCCTGGCGGGTGCGGGACAAGGTCGTGAAGGGACCCGTCGCCGCGCCGTGGGTCACGATCACCGGCACGAACGGGAAGACCACCACGACGCAGCTCGCGACGGCGATGTACACCGCGGGTGGCCTGCGGGCCGTCGCCTGCGGCAACATCGGGGTCCCCGTGCTCGACGTCGTCCGTGACCCCGAGGGCTTCGACGTCCTCGTCGTCGAGCTGTCCAGTCACCAGCTGCACTACATGCCGACCACCGGGCCGGGCGCCGTGGTCCCGCTCGCGTCGGCGTGCCTGAACATCGCCGACGACCACCTCGAGTGGCACGGCTCGGCCGAGGCCTACCGGGCCGCCAAGGCCAAGGTGTACGAGCGCACCGTCATGGCGTGCGTGTACAACACCGCAGACGAGGTCACCCGACGCATGGTCGAGGAGGCCGACGTCGTGGAGGGCTGCCGCGCGGTCGGCTTCTCACTCGGCGTGCCTGCGCCCGGCGACGTCGGCGTCGTGGACGACGTGCTCTGCGACCGAGCGTTCACCGAGGACCGCCGCAACAGCGCGCTCGAGCTCGCGACCGTGGCGGACCTCGAGCTCGCCGGTCTCGACAGCCCGCACATGACGGCGAACGTGCTCGCCGCGGCCGCACTCGCACGCGCGGCGGCCGTGCAGCCGAGCGCCGTCCGGGCCGCGGTGCAGGGCTTCCGTGCCGACCACCACCGCACCGAGTCGGTCGCGAGCTCCGACGGCGTCGCCTGGGTCGACGACTCGAAGGCCACGAACCCGCACGCGGCGACGGCGTCGCTGTCGGCGTTCGAATCCGTGGTGTGGATCGTCGGCGGGCTGTTCAAGGGCGTTGACGTCGACGGGCTGGTCGAGCGGTTCGGTCCCGGCATCCGAGGCGTCGTCGTCATCGGCACCGACCGCGCCCCGGTACTCGAGGCATTCGCACGACACGCGCCCGCGGTCCCGGTGCTCCAGGTGGAAGCGACGGACACTGAGCAGGTCATGCCCGAGGCGGTCCGGCATGCCGCATCGGTCGCGCGACCGGGCGACACGGTCCTCCTCGCCCCGGCGGCGGCGTCGTTCGACCAGTTCGCTTCCTACGCCGACCGGGGCGAGCGTTTCGCGGCTGCGGTCCACGAGCACCTGGGAGGCGACGCCGATGGCGACACCGACGGATCTGCCGACGAACGGCCGTAG
- the ftsW gene encoding putative lipid II flippase FtsW → MATPTDLPTNGRSPRARASAAGAAAGARVTSGVDGARRRSNGAVVAVKNVFVAESTTFYTILGVTLFLVVFGVVMVLSSSSVEEYRYKHGFFGAFAKQGLYALIGVPLMLVVSRLSAEFWRRWAMRILGAGLVLQLLVFTPIGISVQGNRNWIGLGGFTAQPSEILKLALVLGIGAVLFRKREKLHDWREVFIPVGLATAVSIGLVLLGGDQGTAMIMMILVFGSLFVGGARLRHLAVGIVAIAVMLPVVTMASSSRQSRISAWLSGCTDSNQAQDLCWQPVHGMWALASGGVFGVGLGNSKLKWSWLPEADNDYIFAIVGEELGLIGAVVVLALFVVLAIGMVRVIRLSPDPFVRTVTGGVLAWVIGQALVNIAVVLGLLPVLGVPLPLISAGGSALIMTLVAIGIVLSFARDLPTRTGSGGAGSSTGRTTVPAAGTQNGALR, encoded by the coding sequence ATGGCGACACCGACGGATCTGCCGACGAACGGCCGTAGCCCCCGAGCACGAGCGAGCGCCGCGGGGGCCGCTGCTGGTGCCCGCGTCACGTCCGGTGTCGACGGTGCACGACGCCGCTCGAACGGGGCCGTCGTGGCGGTGAAGAACGTGTTCGTCGCCGAGTCGACGACCTTCTACACGATCCTCGGCGTCACGCTCTTCCTCGTCGTCTTCGGCGTGGTGATGGTCCTGTCGTCGTCGAGCGTCGAGGAGTACCGCTACAAGCACGGCTTCTTCGGCGCGTTCGCGAAGCAGGGCCTCTACGCGCTCATCGGCGTGCCGCTCATGCTCGTGGTGAGCCGGCTCTCCGCGGAGTTCTGGCGTCGGTGGGCGATGCGGATCCTCGGCGCGGGGCTCGTGCTCCAGCTGCTCGTCTTCACCCCGATCGGCATCTCGGTGCAGGGCAACCGGAACTGGATCGGTCTGGGCGGGTTCACCGCGCAGCCGTCCGAGATCCTCAAGCTCGCGCTCGTGCTCGGCATCGGTGCGGTGCTCTTCCGGAAGCGCGAGAAGCTCCACGACTGGCGCGAGGTCTTCATCCCCGTCGGGCTGGCGACGGCCGTGTCGATCGGCCTCGTGCTGCTCGGCGGTGACCAGGGCACGGCGATGATCATGATGATCCTCGTGTTCGGCAGTCTGTTCGTCGGGGGCGCGCGCCTCCGGCACCTCGCCGTCGGCATCGTCGCGATCGCGGTGATGCTGCCCGTCGTCACGATGGCCTCGAGCTCCCGGCAGTCGCGCATCAGCGCGTGGCTCTCCGGCTGCACCGACTCGAACCAGGCCCAGGACCTCTGCTGGCAGCCCGTGCACGGCATGTGGGCCCTGGCGTCCGGCGGAGTGTTCGGCGTCGGGCTCGGCAACTCGAAGCTGAAGTGGTCGTGGCTGCCCGAGGCGGACAACGACTACATCTTCGCGATCGTCGGCGAAGAGCTCGGACTCATCGGCGCGGTCGTCGTGCTCGCGCTGTTCGTCGTGCTGGCGATCGGCATGGTGCGGGTCATCCGACTCTCCCCGGACCCGTTCGTCCGGACCGTCACGGGCGGCGTGCTCGCGTGGGTGATCGGGCAGGCGCTCGTCAACATCGCCGTCGTCCTCGGCCTGCTGCCCGTCCTCGGCGTCCCCCTGCCGCTGATCTCCGCCGGCGGATCGGCCCTCATCATGACCCTCGTCGCGATCGGCATCGTGCTGTCCTTCGCCCGCGACCTGCCCACCCGGACCGGGTCGGGCGGGGCCGGCAGCTCCACCGGTCGCACCACCGTCCCGGCTGCCGGGACGCAGAACGGAGCCCTGCGGTGA
- the murG gene encoding undecaprenyldiphospho-muramoylpentapeptide beta-N-acetylglucosaminyltransferase, translating into MSRYLFAGGGTAGHVNPLLAVADRLTQRSPEDEVLVLGTAEGLESRLVPMRGYELVTIPRLPFPRRPNAAALRFPGAFWSAVRRTERIIREREIAVVLGVGGYAAAPAYVAAKRTGTPIVVHEQNAKPGLANRMAAVLTEHVGVTFSNTRLPHSRVVGMPLRREIERLDRRAERAAGFAEFGLDPDRPVLLVTGGSSGARSINRTVHRAAATILGAGWQILHVVGAASDIGASDLDGYHVLPYCDRMDLAYAAADFVVSRSGAGMVCELTAVGLPSVLVPYPVGNGEQRHNARDVVAAGGAVLVADQEFTPEWITLQLLSILEDRAGIADMAVRSGSVGHRDGADRMTELVLGAAEASGRSTGRTGNARGTSTTSTTEEP; encoded by the coding sequence GTGAGCCGCTACCTCTTCGCCGGCGGCGGGACCGCCGGCCACGTGAACCCCCTGCTCGCGGTGGCCGACCGGCTGACCCAGCGGTCCCCGGAGGACGAGGTCCTGGTGCTCGGCACCGCCGAGGGGCTCGAGTCCCGGCTGGTGCCGATGCGCGGGTACGAGCTCGTGACCATCCCGCGCCTGCCGTTCCCACGCAGGCCGAACGCCGCAGCGCTCCGGTTCCCGGGTGCCTTCTGGTCGGCCGTCCGCCGCACCGAGCGGATCATCCGCGAGCGCGAGATCGCCGTCGTCCTCGGTGTCGGCGGGTACGCAGCCGCCCCGGCCTACGTCGCGGCCAAGCGCACCGGGACCCCGATCGTCGTGCACGAGCAGAACGCCAAGCCGGGGCTCGCGAACCGGATGGCGGCGGTGTTGACCGAGCACGTCGGGGTGACGTTCTCGAACACCCGTCTGCCGCACTCGCGGGTCGTCGGCATGCCGCTGCGCCGGGAGATCGAGCGCCTGGACCGGCGTGCCGAACGCGCCGCCGGCTTCGCGGAGTTCGGGCTCGACCCGGACAGGCCCGTCCTGCTCGTCACGGGCGGTTCCTCGGGCGCACGGAGCATCAACCGCACGGTGCACCGTGCGGCGGCGACGATCCTCGGCGCGGGCTGGCAGATCCTGCACGTGGTGGGCGCCGCCTCCGACATCGGCGCGAGCGACCTGGACGGCTACCACGTGCTGCCGTACTGCGACCGCATGGACCTGGCGTACGCCGCCGCGGACTTCGTGGTCTCGCGGTCGGGTGCCGGCATGGTGTGCGAGCTCACGGCCGTCGGCCTGCCGAGCGTCCTGGTGCCGTACCCGGTGGGGAACGGCGAGCAGCGGCACAACGCGCGCGACGTCGTGGCCGCCGGGGGAGCGGTGCTCGTCGCCGACCAGGAATTCACGCCGGAGTGGATCACGTTGCAGCTGCTGAGCATCCTGGAGGACCGTGCCGGCATCGCGGACATGGCCGTCCGGTCCGGCAGCGTCGGACACCGCGACGGCGCCGACCGCATGACCGAGCTCGTCCTCGGTGCCGCGGAGGCCAGCGGACGCAGCACGGGCAGGACCGGGAACGCCCGCGGCACCAGCACCACCAGCACCACGGAGGAACCATGA
- the murC gene encoding UDP-N-acetylmuramate--L-alanine ligase, with protein MTIKPDLTQPIPEDLGTVHFVGIGGSGMSGIARMFLAAGHRVTGSDSRETATTGRMRELGADVRIGHDAANLGDADTVVVTSALWPDNPELLEAKRRGLPVLHRSQALAALISEHRLVAVAGAHGKTTSTGMIVTALVELGLDPSFVNGGVIQSLGTSSAPGSSDLFVVEADESDGSFLLYDVAIALITNVDPDHLDHYGSEQAFIDAFVAFAAEARERVVVSSDDAGAVRVTEGLRARSDAPEIVTFGVAEDADVRIERIDEGVGVGVDLRWGGSSYHLALRVPGRHNAVNAVGAFAVLVGLGVEPSDAVRGIEAFGGTERRFELHGVERGVSVYDDYAHHPTEVAAALRAARNVVGDGRIIAIHQPHLYSRTRMMAGEFAAVYEELADHTVVLDVYGAREDPEPGVTGALVQERFADQERVDYLPDWAEASARAAAVAREGDIVMTLSCGDVYRIIPQVLTALQSGPGAAGR; from the coding sequence ATGACCATCAAGCCGGACCTCACGCAGCCGATCCCGGAGGACCTGGGGACGGTGCACTTCGTCGGCATCGGCGGCTCCGGCATGAGCGGCATCGCCCGGATGTTCCTCGCCGCCGGCCACCGCGTCACGGGCAGTGACTCCCGCGAGACCGCGACGACGGGCCGCATGCGCGAGCTCGGCGCCGACGTCCGGATCGGCCACGACGCCGCGAACCTCGGCGACGCCGACACGGTGGTCGTCACCAGCGCGCTCTGGCCGGACAACCCGGAACTGCTCGAGGCGAAGCGCCGGGGGCTGCCGGTGCTGCACCGGTCGCAGGCCCTCGCCGCCCTCATCTCGGAACACCGCCTGGTCGCCGTCGCCGGTGCGCACGGCAAGACCACCTCGACGGGGATGATCGTGACCGCGCTCGTCGAACTCGGTCTCGACCCGAGCTTCGTCAACGGGGGCGTCATCCAGTCCCTCGGCACCAGTTCGGCACCGGGCAGCAGCGACCTGTTCGTCGTCGAGGCGGACGAGTCCGACGGTTCCTTCCTGCTCTACGACGTCGCGATCGCGCTCATCACGAACGTCGACCCGGACCACCTCGACCACTACGGCAGTGAGCAGGCCTTCATCGACGCGTTCGTCGCGTTCGCCGCCGAGGCACGCGAACGCGTCGTGGTCTCGAGTGACGACGCCGGCGCCGTGCGGGTCACCGAGGGCCTCCGGGCACGGTCGGACGCCCCCGAGATCGTCACCTTCGGTGTGGCCGAGGACGCCGACGTCCGGATCGAACGCATCGACGAGGGCGTCGGCGTCGGCGTCGACCTCCGCTGGGGCGGCTCCTCGTACCACCTCGCTCTCCGGGTGCCGGGTCGTCACAACGCGGTGAACGCCGTGGGCGCCTTCGCGGTACTGGTCGGCCTGGGGGTCGAGCCGTCCGACGCGGTCCGCGGCATCGAGGCGTTCGGCGGGACCGAACGACGCTTCGAACTGCACGGCGTCGAGCGCGGGGTGTCGGTCTACGACGACTACGCGCACCACCCGACCGAGGTCGCCGCGGCGCTCCGGGCCGCGCGCAACGTCGTCGGCGACGGCCGGATCATCGCGATCCACCAGCCGCACCTGTACTCGCGCACCCGCATGATGGCCGGCGAGTTCGCGGCGGTGTACGAGGAGCTCGCCGACCACACCGTGGTCCTCGACGTCTACGGCGCCCGTGAGGACCCGGAGCCCGGCGTCACCGGCGCACTGGTGCAGGAGCGCTTCGCCGACCAGGAACGGGTGGACTACCTGCCCGACTGGGCCGAGGCTTCCGCCCGTGCCGCCGCGGTGGCCCGGGAGGGCGACATCGTGATGACCCTGAGCTGTGGTGACGTGTACCGCATCATCCCGCAGGTGCTGACCGCGCTGCAGAGCGGCCCGGGAGCCGCGGGCCGGTGA
- a CDS encoding FtsQ-type POTRA domain-containing protein, with protein sequence MKRPEGFDEHAGADDRRTGPSAAADRPRKPPRPSRGAGLRAALDGVREARRGSGTPAGDEDALRGAGPARDAADGDRVVRRRGEDAVRGAAEQPAGLPELPVVDVTEDDRVVEPTAEPEPAGGPDARVDEGATPGVAPHVPSTTTPIGARVRAAETAREARVARKRRRLLERAEVRRFTRRSRHRRAAWTAAGGVVAVLVVSILVAVYSPLMALRTIEVKGTDRVDAAQVRAALSGQLGTPLARIDLDEVQQRIAGFPLIESYVTEEEPPHTLVVTVTERTPVVAVQSGRTFDLVDPAGIVVQSTTKRPGDMPVADIGRAKLGSPVFRTMTEVVLAMPEAVRAQVSGIGASTTDDVTLSMRDGSSVVWGSPDESAAKAELLAALVADHAKRSPDSKVEFDVSAPDNGIIRPRS encoded by the coding sequence GTGAAGCGTCCCGAGGGCTTCGACGAGCACGCCGGGGCCGACGACCGCCGCACCGGACCGAGCGCTGCGGCGGACCGGCCACGGAAGCCGCCGCGTCCGTCCCGGGGTGCCGGTCTGCGCGCAGCGCTGGACGGCGTCCGGGAGGCCCGCCGCGGCTCCGGGACACCGGCTGGGGACGAGGACGCCCTGCGCGGAGCGGGTCCGGCACGGGATGCCGCCGACGGCGACCGTGTCGTACGGCGCCGCGGCGAAGATGCCGTCCGCGGCGCCGCTGAGCAGCCGGCGGGTCTGCCGGAGCTGCCGGTGGTCGACGTCACGGAGGACGACCGCGTCGTCGAACCGACGGCGGAGCCGGAGCCGGCCGGTGGACCGGACGCGCGCGTCGACGAGGGCGCGACCCCGGGCGTCGCACCGCACGTCCCCTCGACCACCACCCCGATCGGTGCCCGTGTCCGCGCTGCCGAGACGGCCCGCGAGGCCCGGGTCGCCCGCAAGCGTCGCCGTCTGCTCGAGCGCGCAGAGGTCCGTCGGTTCACGCGTCGCAGCCGACACCGCCGCGCTGCGTGGACCGCGGCGGGCGGTGTCGTCGCGGTGCTCGTCGTGTCGATCCTCGTCGCGGTGTACTCGCCGCTCATGGCGCTCCGCACGATCGAGGTGAAGGGCACCGACCGGGTCGACGCCGCACAGGTGCGAGCAGCGCTGTCCGGGCAGCTCGGCACGCCGCTCGCCCGGATCGACCTCGACGAGGTGCAGCAGCGGATCGCCGGGTTCCCGCTCATCGAGAGCTACGTGACGGAAGAGGAGCCACCGCACACCCTCGTCGTCACGGTCACCGAGCGGACCCCGGTCGTCGCGGTGCAGTCCGGGCGCACCTTCGACCTGGTCGACCCGGCCGGCATCGTCGTGCAGTCGACGACGAAGCGACCGGGCGACATGCCGGTCGCGGACATCGGACGCGCGAAGCTCGGGAGCCCGGTCTTCCGGACCATGACCGAGGTCGTCCTCGCGATGCCGGAGGCCGTCCGGGCCCAGGTGTCGGGCATCGGCGCCTCGACGACCGACGACGTGACCCTGAGCATGCGCGACGGGTCGAGCGTGGTGTGGGGGAGTCCGGACGAGTCCGCGGCGAAGGCCGAGCTCCTCGCCGCCCTCGTGGCGGACCACGCGAAGCGGTCGCCGGACTCGAAGGTCGAGTTCGACGTGTCGGCACCCGACAACGGGATCATCCGGCCGCGGTCCTGA
- the ftsZ gene encoding cell division protein FtsZ, with protein sequence MTTNHNYLAVIKVVGVGGGGVNAVNRMIELGLRGVEFIAINTDAQALLLSDADVKLDVGREITRGLGAGADPEVGRRAAEDHAEEIEEALAGADMVFVTAGEGGGTGTGGAPVVARIAKSIGALTIGVVTKPFGFEGKRRQSQAENGVASLKDEVDTLIVVPNDRLLEISDRGISMVEAFATADQVLLAGVQGITDLITTPGLINLDFADVKSVMQGAGSALMGIGSSRGADRAIKAAELAVASPLLEASIDGAHGVLLSIQGGSNLGIFEINDAARLVQEAVHPEANIIFGAVIDDTLGDEVRVTVIAAGFDGGEPSQQQHQERRSSYVDPDAGATVPVTTGSSNRIEDSGHSTPSWASQEHEPPAQRAADPAFDDDDDELDVPDFLK encoded by the coding sequence GTGACCACGAACCACAACTACCTCGCCGTCATCAAGGTGGTCGGTGTCGGCGGCGGCGGTGTCAACGCCGTCAACCGCATGATCGAACTCGGACTCCGCGGGGTCGAGTTCATCGCCATCAACACCGACGCGCAGGCGCTGCTCCTGAGCGACGCCGACGTGAAGCTCGACGTGGGTCGCGAGATCACCCGCGGGCTCGGCGCCGGTGCCGACCCCGAGGTGGGCCGCCGTGCCGCCGAGGACCACGCGGAGGAGATCGAGGAAGCGCTCGCGGGCGCCGACATGGTCTTCGTCACCGCAGGCGAGGGTGGTGGCACCGGGACGGGCGGCGCCCCGGTCGTCGCGCGCATCGCGAAGTCCATCGGTGCGCTGACCATCGGTGTCGTCACGAAGCCGTTCGGCTTCGAGGGCAAGCGCCGCCAGTCCCAGGCCGAGAACGGCGTCGCGAGCCTGAAGGACGAGGTCGACACGCTCATCGTCGTGCCGAACGACCGCCTGCTCGAGATCTCCGACCGCGGGATCTCCATGGTCGAGGCCTTCGCCACGGCCGACCAGGTGCTCCTCGCCGGTGTCCAGGGCATCACGGACCTCATCACGACCCCGGGTTTGATCAACCTCGACTTCGCCGACGTCAAGAGCGTCATGCAGGGTGCCGGCTCGGCGCTCATGGGCATCGGCTCCTCGCGGGGTGCCGACCGTGCGATCAAGGCGGCCGAGCTCGCCGTCGCGTCGCCGCTGCTCGAGGCTTCGATCGACGGTGCGCACGGCGTGCTGCTGTCGATCCAGGGCGGCTCGAACCTCGGCATCTTCGAGATCAACGACGCGGCCCGCCTGGTGCAGGAGGCCGTCCACCCCGAGGCCAACATCATCTTCGGTGCGGTGATCGACGACACACTCGGTGACGAGGTGCGCGTGACCGTCATCGCCGCCGGCTTCGACGGCGGCGAGCCGTCGCAGCAGCAGCACCAGGAGCGGCGCTCGAGCTACGTCGACCCGGATGCCGGTGCCACCGTGCCGGTCACCACCGGCTCGTCCAACCGCATCGAGGACTCCGGCCACTCGACCCCGTCCTGGGCGTCGCAGGAGCACGAGCCGCCGGCGCAGCGCGCCGCCGACCCGGCCTTCGACGACGACGACGACGAGCTCGACGTCCCCGACTTCCTGAAGTGA
- a CDS encoding YggS family pyridoxal phosphate-dependent enzyme: protein MSAASDTGLEARLESVRAGIADAARAAGRSADELTLVVVTKYHPATLVRQLAALGVTDVGENRHQEAQAKAAELADLGLTWHFVGQLQSKKARQARRYAHVVQSLDRASVVDAFAPTETEPEPRVLDGFVQVNLTDDPGRGGVAPDDVDALAERVLATGTLRLRGVMAVAPLDEEPRAAFARLRVVSERVRLLDPAATDISAGMSGDYAEAIAEGATHLRIGTAITGNRPAAP, encoded by the coding sequence GTGTCCGCAGCGTCCGACACCGGTCTGGAGGCTCGGCTCGAGTCCGTCCGGGCGGGCATCGCAGACGCCGCCCGCGCCGCCGGTCGCTCCGCCGACGAGCTGACGCTCGTCGTCGTCACGAAGTACCACCCGGCAACCCTGGTCCGGCAGCTCGCCGCGCTCGGGGTGACCGACGTGGGGGAGAACCGCCACCAGGAGGCGCAGGCCAAGGCCGCGGAACTCGCAGACCTCGGCCTGACCTGGCACTTCGTCGGGCAGTTGCAGTCGAAGAAGGCCCGGCAGGCGCGTCGGTACGCCCACGTGGTGCAGTCCCTCGACCGCGCGAGCGTCGTCGACGCCTTCGCCCCGACCGAGACCGAACCGGAGCCCCGTGTGCTCGACGGGTTCGTCCAGGTGAACCTGACGGACGACCCCGGTCGTGGCGGGGTCGCGCCGGACGACGTCGACGCGCTGGCCGAGCGGGTCCTGGCGACCGGGACCCTCCGACTCCGCGGCGTGATGGCGGTCGCCCCGCTCGACGAGGAGCCCCGCGCCGCGTTCGCCCGGCTCCGTGTGGTCTCCGAGCGGGTCCGTCTGCTCGATCCCGCGGCGACGGACATCTCCGCCGGCATGAGCGGCGACTACGCCGAGGCGATCGCGGAGGGCGCGACACACCTGCGGATCGGGACCGCAATCACCGGGAATCGCCCCGCCGCGCCCTAG
- the sepF gene encoding cell division protein SepF, with protein sequence MANPLKKTMVYLGLADEELEYEDEQQTAPTQTRQQAPGAAAQQEAPAAATPAAAPAAAAPAAAAPAAVAVKPQHTSQRGAQVTPLRRSHTTAQKATPVQEMNEILTVHPREYKDAQSIAESFRDGIPVIINLSQMTETDARRMIDFASGLSLGLYGKIERVTNKVFLLSPAHIAVSGEPAEVESDIEANFFAQS encoded by the coding sequence ATGGCCAACCCCCTGAAGAAGACGATGGTCTACCTCGGCCTCGCCGATGAGGAACTCGAGTACGAGGACGAGCAGCAGACCGCGCCAACGCAGACGCGGCAGCAGGCTCCGGGCGCGGCAGCGCAGCAGGAGGCCCCGGCCGCCGCGACGCCCGCTGCCGCTCCGGCCGCCGCAGCACCGGCGGCTGCCGCTCCGGCCGCCGTCGCCGTGAAGCCCCAGCACACCTCCCAGCGCGGCGCGCAGGTCACCCCGCTCCGCCGCTCGCACACGACCGCACAGAAGGCGACCCCGGTCCAGGAAATGAACGAGATCCTCACCGTCCACCCGCGCGAGTACAAGGACGCCCAGTCCATCGCCGAGAGCTTCCGCGACGGCATCCCCGTCATCATCAACCTCTCGCAGATGACCGAGACGGACGCCCGTCGCATGATCGACTTCGCGAGCGGCCTGTCGCTCGGCTTGTACGGCAAGATCGAGCGTGTCACAAACAAGGTCTTCCTGCTGTCGCCCGCGCACATCGCAGTGAGTGGCGAGCCTGCTGAGGTAGAGTCCGACATCGAGGCGAACTTCTTCGCCCAGTCCTGA
- a CDS encoding YggT family protein: MFIFTILSLLLTLYFFIMWGRFALDMVQAFNRTWRPQRVLLVIAEFVYTVTDPPIKAVRRVLPPLRLGPVALDFGWTIVMLVVIILRVVVQSLAYRFV; this comes from the coding sequence GTGTTCATCTTCACGATCCTCTCCTTACTCCTCACGCTGTACTTCTTCATCATGTGGGGTCGCTTCGCCCTCGACATGGTCCAGGCGTTCAACCGCACCTGGCGTCCGCAGCGTGTGCTGCTCGTCATCGCGGAGTTCGTGTACACCGTCACGGACCCGCCGATCAAGGCCGTCCGACGCGTCCTGCCGCCGCTCCGGCTCGGTCCCGTGGCGCTCGACTTCGGGTGGACGATCGTGATGCTCGTCGTGATCATCCTGCGTGTCGTGGTCCAGTCCCTGGCCTACCGATTCGTCTGA